From Gemmatimonadota bacterium, a single genomic window includes:
- a CDS encoding alpha/beta fold hydrolase has product MALMEKSGAVQDGRLWPARDDGRETALIRNPRTDPAVHWLHTPNPKGTMVRSVIAVVGLALAAGPLAAQEAMFVLRAGKDTISLERFTRTATRIDSEVFLKPNAVRLRFSATIGADGLIGSLDNQFWMATDSGSAPARQTAVLTLTGDSAFAAISGGGQTRTERLGSKPGALPYINPSFALIEVFLLRAKLLGGNPAEVPAFMVNGGQTFPVRVATLGADSMVLTMAGGEMRLKVDRDGRILGGAIPAQKATIERTSPSSAGMTMEKPDYSAPAGAPYRAIDVTVTTTMGHTLAGTITIPAGATAAAPAPAVVTITGSGSQDRDEAISLFKGFRPFREFADSLARRGIAVLRMDDRGFGGSGGNAATATSADFAKDIQAGLAWLRNRPEIDRTRLGLIGHSEGGLIAPMVAKDEGSLKGIVLLAGTAYTGRQILNFQLGNGIKNDTSLRPAARDSALRAVAPRVDSMTAGNPWLKFFAEYEPLATARQVTTPVLILNGANDQQVTPDQVPLLVKAFKAAGNRHITAKVLPNLNHLFVYDPDGFPGRYTEIKSFAVDRPTIGLVVDWLVKQMTKPTA; this is encoded by the coding sequence GTGGCCCTCATGGAGAAGTCGGGGGCCGTCCAGGACGGGCGGTTGTGGCCGGCCCGGGACGATGGTCGCGAGACGGCCCTGATTCGAAACCCGCGCACCGACCCGGCGGTACACTGGCTCCACACTCCCAACCCGAAGGGCACCATGGTCAGGTCCGTGATTGCTGTTGTTGGCTTGGCGCTTGCCGCCGGTCCGCTCGCCGCCCAGGAAGCGATGTTCGTGCTCCGGGCCGGGAAGGACACGATCAGCCTGGAGCGATTCACCCGCACGGCGACCCGCATCGACTCCGAGGTCTTCCTCAAACCTAACGCCGTTCGGCTCCGTTTCAGTGCCACGATTGGAGCCGACGGTCTGATCGGATCGTTGGACAACCAATTCTGGATGGCTACCGACTCCGGGTCGGCACCGGCGCGCCAGACCGCGGTGCTCACCCTGACGGGCGACTCGGCCTTTGCCGCGATCTCCGGGGGCGGGCAGACCCGGACGGAGCGTCTGGGCTCCAAGCCCGGGGCCCTGCCCTACATCAATCCCTCGTTCGCCCTGATCGAAGTCTTTCTCCTGCGAGCCAAGCTGCTTGGCGGCAATCCGGCCGAGGTCCCGGCGTTCATGGTCAACGGGGGCCAGACGTTCCCGGTGCGGGTCGCCACCCTGGGCGCCGACTCCATGGTCCTGACGATGGCCGGCGGCGAGATGCGTTTGAAGGTCGACCGCGACGGCCGGATCCTCGGCGGCGCCATACCGGCCCAGAAAGCCACCATCGAACGAACCAGCCCGAGCTCGGCCGGCATGACGATGGAGAAGCCCGATTACTCCGCCCCGGCCGGGGCTCCGTACCGGGCGATCGACGTGACGGTGACCACCACCATGGGTCACACGCTGGCCGGAACCATCACGATTCCAGCGGGTGCCACGGCTGCGGCGCCCGCGCCGGCAGTGGTCACGATTACCGGATCCGGGTCACAAGATCGGGACGAGGCCATCTCACTGTTCAAGGGCTTCCGGCCGTTTCGCGAATTTGCCGATTCACTGGCCCGGCGAGGAATTGCCGTGCTCCGGATGGATGACCGAGGCTTCGGTGGCTCCGGGGGCAATGCGGCAACCGCCACCAGCGCCGATTTCGCCAAGGACATTCAAGCGGGGCTGGCTTGGCTGCGGAACCGCCCGGAGATCGACCGAACCAGGCTCGGATTGATCGGGCATAGCGAAGGCGGATTGATTGCGCCGATGGTGGCCAAAGACGAGGGGTCGCTCAAGGGCATCGTGCTGTTGGCTGGCACCGCCTACACCGGCCGACAGATCCTCAACTTCCAGCTCGGCAACGGGATCAAGAACGACACCTCGCTCAGGCCGGCGGCGCGCGATTCGGCCCTCCGCGCCGTGGCCCCCCGGGTGGACTCGATGACCGCCGGCAACCCTTGGCTCAAGTTCTTTGCCGAATACGAGCCGTTGGCCACCGCTCGGCAGGTGACCACCCCGGTCTTGATCTTGAACGGCGCCAACGACCAGCAGGTGACGCCCGACCAGGTTCCGTTGCTGGTCAAGGCGTTCAAGGCCGCCGGGAACCGACACATCACGGCCAAGGTGCTTCCGAATCTGAATCATCTTTTCGTTTACGATCCGGACGGTTTCCCGGGGCGATATACCGAGATCAAGTCGTTTGCCGTTGACCGGCCGACCATCGGATTGGTCGTGGATTGGCTGGTGAAGCAGATGACCAAACCGACGGCCTAG
- the rplU gene encoding 50S ribosomal protein L21, with protein MYAIFRSKGQQYKVQQGETVRLPLMDEAEPGAKLTFSEVLLTSDGSTIQAGQPFVPNAAVEAEVIGEAKGDKLYVFKFKRRKNYRRKTGHRQKYTDVRITAVKVG; from the coding sequence ATGTACGCGATTTTTCGCTCCAAAGGTCAGCAGTACAAAGTCCAGCAAGGGGAGACCGTTCGGTTACCCTTGATGGACGAGGCCGAGCCCGGAGCCAAGTTGACATTCAGTGAAGTTCTTCTCACCTCAGATGGCAGCACCATCCAGGCTGGGCAGCCCTTTGTCCCCAACGCGGCCGTCGAAGCCGAAGTGATCGGCGAGGCGAAGGGCGATAAGCTCTACGTCTTCAAGTTCAAGCGGCGGAAGAACTACCGTCGCAAGACCGGTCATCGGCAGAAGTACACCGACGTCCGCATTACCGCCGTGAAGGTAGGCTGA
- a CDS encoding imidazolonepropionase, with protein sequence MNNRWMLGVMMAARAIVAPVAAQPIAITGGTVFPGAGPKIERGTVVIVNGKITAVGPNVTVPAGATIVDATGKWVTPGLIHAGANAGTGVAGLGGYGERSVSGEVNPSFNLTDGIDPAAFSIAVARTGGVTTGVYTPDGSFIPGTAVVVDFAGETVGQMIVRSPAALLIDLSDGSKSAGGGARAGTIARLKRLFADAIEYDRRRLEYKRRATQAFSAPAAELEALLPALRGTMPVVITANRRIDITNALKLGREYRLKLILSGAIEGWQVAPAIAAAGVPVIMEPNRDIPSFDGLGARLDNVTLLREAGVKVVIAQGDAGGERSLRYAAGNAVRNGVKWDDALRMVTTWPAEAFGLTQYGSLAAGQVANVVVWSGDPFEFSSVAERVFVRGQDTSLRTREHELRDRYRTLPPVR encoded by the coding sequence ATGAACAACCGATGGATGTTAGGGGTGATGATGGCGGCCCGCGCCATCGTGGCGCCGGTGGCGGCCCAGCCGATCGCCATCACCGGCGGGACCGTTTTTCCAGGAGCCGGCCCCAAGATCGAGCGCGGCACGGTCGTGATCGTCAACGGCAAGATCACCGCAGTGGGGCCGAACGTGACCGTCCCGGCTGGAGCGACCATCGTTGATGCCACCGGCAAGTGGGTCACACCCGGGCTGATCCATGCCGGGGCGAATGCGGGAACCGGCGTCGCGGGACTCGGTGGCTATGGCGAGCGTTCGGTAAGCGGCGAGGTCAATCCGTCATTTAATCTGACCGACGGCATCGACCCGGCGGCCTTCTCGATCGCCGTGGCCCGGACGGGCGGTGTCACAACCGGCGTCTACACGCCGGATGGGTCGTTCATTCCGGGCACGGCCGTGGTTGTTGATTTTGCCGGTGAAACGGTGGGCCAGATGATCGTCCGGTCGCCGGCGGCGCTGTTGATCGACCTGAGTGATGGAAGCAAAAGCGCGGGAGGGGGGGCCCGGGCTGGCACGATTGCCCGACTCAAGCGTCTGTTTGCCGACGCCATCGAGTACGACCGGCGCCGGCTCGAGTACAAGCGACGCGCCACCCAGGCGTTCAGCGCCCCGGCTGCCGAGCTCGAGGCCCTGTTGCCGGCGCTCCGGGGCACCATGCCGGTCGTGATCACGGCCAACCGGCGGATCGACATCACCAACGCCCTAAAGCTCGGCCGCGAATACCGCCTCAAGCTCATCTTGTCCGGGGCCATTGAAGGCTGGCAGGTGGCCCCGGCCATCGCCGCCGCCGGGGTCCCCGTGATCATGGAGCCCAACCGGGACATTCCGAGTTTTGACGGCCTCGGGGCCCGACTCGACAACGTGACCTTGCTCCGGGAGGCCGGCGTCAAAGTGGTCATCGCGCAAGGCGACGCCGGGGGAGAGCGGAGCTTGCGGTATGCCGCCGGCAACGCGGTCCGCAATGGGGTGAAATGGGACGACGCCCTCAGGATGGTCACCACGTGGCCGGCCGAAGCGTTCGGACTGACTCAGTATGGATCGCTGGCGGCCGGTCAGGTGGCGAACGTGGTGGTGTGGTCGGGCGATCCGTTTGAGTTTTCGAGCGTGGCGGAGCGGGTGTTTGTTCGAGGCCAGGATACCTCACTCCGAACTCGGGAGCACGAGTTGCGGGACCGGTATCGAACGCTGCCGCCGGTTCGATAG
- a CDS encoding 50S ribosomal protein L27, with translation MAHKKGVGSSKNGRTSNPQYLGVKRYGGEQVIAGNIIVRQRGTKFHPGRNVKRANDDTLFALIDGRVTFEWKSKGKQKISVYP, from the coding sequence ATGGCTCACAAGAAGGGTGTCGGCTCGTCCAAGAACGGCCGGACCAGCAATCCCCAGTACCTTGGCGTCAAGCGGTACGGCGGCGAACAGGTGATCGCGGGCAACATCATCGTTCGCCAGCGGGGAACCAAGTTTCACCCCGGCCGAAACGTCAAGCGGGCCAATGACGACACCCTCTTCGCGCTGATCGACGGCAGGGTCACGTTCGAGTGGAAATCGAAGGGCAAGCAGAAGATCTCCGTCTACCCTTAG
- a CDS encoding Rne/Rng family ribonuclease, with amino-acid sequence MKREILITSGPRETRVAILEDDRLAELMVDRPDHRRIVGDIYLGRVDAVLPGLQAAFVDIGLEKSAFLHVSDLLEPDEDDEPNDKDEDEVPDPDEAESAAEEEEAASNGTSRRGGRQAVAEPRQREVSGRRALPDIGEILKKGQTLPVQVTKEPISTKGSRVTAQISLPGRFLVYMPYASRVGVSRKIESREQRARLREMVTRLLPEDAGGMIIRTVAEGVTEDHFQREVESLLAQWKKIKRKQFYVRRAPALLQREASLTRGLIRDVFSDKVDALWVDSEEVHSEVEQYLEQVDPDLKGRAHLYTEAIPLFDKFGIEAEIKSLFKPRVELPTGGSLVIQPTEALVSIDVNTGRYTGKKDPERTILKTNLEAAREIARQLRLRDLGGIIVCDFIDMETKGNRDRVLQELRGHLVRDRARTKALAVSDLGLVEMTRQRVRPSLWASMTTECLLCHGTGRVFTPEVVARRIERSLRRCALERREKIVCVRMHPEVALYLKEEEPKLMVAVEKATSLTIELRDDPTMHQDEFRLMSRPGGRDITELYAVA; translated from the coding sequence GTGAAGCGCGAGATTCTCATCACCAGTGGCCCCCGGGAAACCCGGGTAGCCATCCTCGAGGACGACCGGTTGGCCGAACTCATGGTCGACCGGCCCGATCACCGTCGGATCGTGGGCGACATCTACCTCGGCCGGGTCGATGCCGTTCTGCCGGGGCTCCAAGCGGCGTTCGTCGATATTGGCTTGGAGAAGAGCGCCTTTCTCCACGTGTCGGATCTGTTGGAGCCGGACGAGGACGACGAGCCGAACGATAAGGACGAGGACGAGGTTCCTGATCCTGATGAGGCCGAGTCGGCCGCGGAGGAGGAGGAGGCGGCTTCCAACGGGACCAGTCGGCGGGGCGGCCGCCAGGCGGTTGCGGAACCTCGGCAGCGGGAGGTCTCCGGACGCCGGGCCCTGCCGGACATCGGCGAGATCTTGAAGAAGGGGCAGACCCTTCCGGTCCAAGTCACCAAAGAACCGATCAGCACCAAGGGCTCCCGGGTCACCGCCCAGATTTCACTGCCGGGCCGGTTCTTGGTGTACATGCCGTACGCCTCGCGCGTCGGGGTGAGCCGGAAGATCGAGAGCCGGGAGCAACGCGCCCGACTCCGCGAGATGGTCACTCGGCTGCTGCCGGAAGACGCCGGCGGGATGATCATCCGAACCGTGGCGGAAGGCGTAACCGAGGACCACTTCCAGCGGGAGGTCGAGTCGCTCCTCGCGCAGTGGAAGAAGATCAAGCGGAAACAGTTCTATGTCCGGCGGGCTCCGGCGTTGCTGCAGCGGGAAGCGTCGCTGACCCGCGGGCTGATCCGTGACGTCTTCTCCGACAAAGTCGACGCCCTCTGGGTCGACTCGGAGGAGGTCCATTCGGAGGTAGAGCAGTATCTCGAGCAGGTCGATCCGGACCTCAAGGGCCGCGCCCACCTCTACACCGAGGCGATTCCCCTGTTCGACAAGTTCGGGATCGAAGCGGAGATCAAGTCTCTCTTCAAGCCCCGAGTCGAACTGCCGACCGGCGGATCGCTGGTGATTCAGCCGACCGAAGCCCTGGTGTCGATCGACGTCAACACCGGCCGCTATACCGGGAAGAAGGACCCGGAACGGACGATCCTCAAGACCAACCTCGAAGCCGCCCGCGAAATCGCCCGGCAGCTCCGGTTGCGCGATCTTGGCGGGATCATCGTGTGCGATTTCATCGACATGGAGACCAAGGGCAACCGGGACCGGGTCCTCCAGGAACTCCGGGGCCATTTGGTTCGCGACCGAGCCCGGACCAAGGCGCTGGCCGTCTCGGACCTCGGGCTGGTGGAAATGACCCGGCAGCGGGTCCGGCCGTCCCTCTGGGCCTCGATGACCACCGAGTGTCTGCTCTGCCATGGGACGGGCCGAGTCTTTACTCCCGAGGTCGTGGCCCGCCGCATTGAACGGTCGCTTCGCCGGTGCGCCCTGGAGCGTCGGGAAAAGATCGTCTGTGTTCGGATGCACCCGGAAGTGGCTCTGTACCTCAAGGAAGAAGAGCCGAAACTGATGGTGGCGGTCGAAAAAGCCACCAGTCTTACCATCGAGCTCCGGGACGATCCGACGATGCATCAGGACGAGTTCCGGCTGATGTCCAGGCCTGGCGGCAGGGATATTACCGAGCTCTACGCGGTGGCTTAA
- a CDS encoding acyl-CoA dehydrogenase, which yields MDDTLYFSEHHQQVREMVRDFAKTHVAPVARDLDRTSTFPWQNIKKMGELGLLGVPWPENIGGAGMDQISYYITIHEMAKVDASHGLTISAHTNLGTSPIVEFGTEAQRGRYVPLLASGAVMGGFGLTEPGAGSDAGGTATTAVDKGDHFLLNGSKIFITHAGVGEIFSVTARTDPGTGHRGITSFIVTKDTVDLELCRTLGVGHAPELPKIAGVNAGKKEDKMGWRASDTRELHFDNAVVPKENMLGPRGAGFVNFLKTLDAGRIGIAALSLGIAEGAYEAARQYAGTRKQFGRYIGSFQGISFKLADMAMGIEAGTHLLYTAARLKQAGRPFKTEAAMAKLFCSELAMKTTTEAVQIFGGYGYMADYPVERMMRDAKVCEIGEGTSEIQRLVIARQILGRVVDG from the coding sequence ATGGACGACACTCTGTATTTTTCCGAGCACCATCAGCAGGTGCGCGAAATGGTCCGCGATTTCGCCAAGACCCATGTCGCGCCGGTGGCCCGCGATCTCGACCGCACCTCGACCTTCCCCTGGCAGAACATCAAGAAGATGGGGGAACTCGGCCTCCTCGGCGTTCCTTGGCCGGAGAATATTGGCGGCGCCGGCATGGATCAGATCTCCTACTACATCACGATCCACGAGATGGCCAAGGTTGACGCCTCCCACGGTCTGACCATCAGCGCCCATACCAATCTCGGCACCTCCCCGATCGTTGAGTTCGGGACCGAGGCCCAGCGCGGGCGCTACGTGCCGCTGCTCGCGTCCGGCGCCGTCATGGGCGGGTTCGGATTGACCGAACCGGGCGCCGGTAGCGATGCCGGGGGAACCGCGACCACCGCTGTGGACAAAGGCGACCACTTCCTGCTCAACGGCTCCAAGATCTTCATTACCCATGCGGGCGTCGGGGAGATCTTCTCCGTGACCGCCCGTACCGATCCGGGGACCGGACATCGTGGCATTACCAGCTTCATCGTGACCAAAGACACGGTCGATCTCGAGCTCTGCCGGACGCTGGGCGTCGGCCACGCCCCCGAGTTGCCCAAGATTGCGGGGGTCAACGCCGGCAAAAAGGAAGACAAGATGGGCTGGCGGGCCAGCGATACCCGCGAACTCCATTTTGACAATGCCGTCGTTCCCAAAGAAAACATGCTGGGCCCCCGGGGCGCCGGCTTCGTCAATTTCCTGAAGACCCTCGACGCCGGCCGGATCGGGATCGCCGCGCTGTCGTTGGGGATCGCTGAGGGAGCCTACGAGGCCGCCCGCCAGTACGCCGGAACCCGGAAGCAGTTTGGTCGATACATCGGGAGTTTCCAGGGCATCAGCTTCAAGCTGGCTGATATGGCCATGGGTATCGAAGCCGGAACCCACTTGCTGTATACGGCGGCCCGGCTGAAGCAGGCTGGAAGGCCGTTCAAAACCGAGGCGGCCATGGCGAAGCTCTTCTGCTCGGAACTCGCCATGAAGACCACCACCGAGGCCGTCCAGATATTCGGGGGCTACGGCTACATGGCTGATTACCCGGTCGAGCGGATGATGCGGGACGCGAAAGTCTGCGAGATCGGCGAGGGCACCAGCGAAATTCAGCGCCTCGTCATCGCCCGCCAGATCCTGGGCCGGGTGGTCGACGGCTGA